The following are from one region of the Oreochromis aureus strain Israel breed Guangdong linkage group 1, ZZ_aureus, whole genome shotgun sequence genome:
- the taldo1 gene encoding transaldolase, producing the protein MSSGSPDKRRKMESALNQLKKHTVVVADTGDFNAIDEYKPQDATTNPSLILAAAKMPAYQQLVDQAIKYGIAKGGTEDEQVANTMDKLFVSFGLEILKKVPGRVSTEVDARLSFDKDEMVAKALKLIALYEEAGISKERVLIKLSSTWEGIQAGKELEEKHGVHCNMTLLFSFAQAVACAEAKVTLISPFVGRILDWYKENTGRKSYEPHEDPGVLSVTKIYNYYKKFGYSTVVMGASFRNTGEVKALAGCDLLTISPGLLAELSQDHSAVTEMLSVEKAKACDLEKVHLDEKTFRWEHNEDRMAVEKLSDGIRKFAADAVKLETMIKEKMLSVKNGQ; encoded by the exons ATGTCTAGTGGGTCACCAGACAAACGGCGAAAGATGGAGTCGGCGCTGAACCAGCTGAAGAAGCACACTGTGGTGGTGGCAGACACCGGAGACTTCAACG CCATTGACGAATACAAGCCTCAAGATGCAACCACCAACCCATCTCTTATCCTGGCTGCTGCTAAGATGCCAGCCTACCAGCAGCTGGTGGATCAGGCCATCAAATATGGCATCGCCAAGGGCGG AACCGAAGACGAGCAGGTAGCAAACACCATGGACAAgctgtttgtgagttttgggCTTGAGATCCTCAAGAAGGTCCCAGGCAGAGTCTCAACTGAAGTGGATGCCAG ATTGTCTTTTGACAAAGATGAAATGGTTGCAAAAGCCCTGAAGCTCATTGCACTTTATGAAGAGGCAGGCATTAGCAAGGAACGCGTACTCATCAAGCTGTCATCAACATGGGAAGGAATTCAAGCTGGGAA gGAGCTTGAGGAGAAGCACGGTGTTCACTGCAACATGACGCTGCTGTTCTCTTTTGCTCAGGCCGTAGCCTGTGCCGAAGCAAAGGTAACACTTATATCGCCCTTCGTTGGACGCATCCTTGACTGGTATAAGGAGAATACAGGTCGCAAAAGCTACGAGCCCCATGAAGATCCAG GTGTGCTGAGTGTGACCAAGATTTACAACTACTACAAGAAGTTTGGCTATAGCACTGTTGTGATGGGGGCTTCCTTTAGAAACACAGGGGAGGTGAAAGCCCTCGCAGGCTGTGACCTGCTCACCATCTCCCCCGGTCTGCTGGCAGAGCTCAGCCAGGATCACAGTGCTGTCACGGAGATGCTCAGTGTGGAGAAAG CCAAGGCCTGTGATCTGGAGAAGGTCCACCTGGATGAGAAGACTTTCCGCTGGGAGCACAACGAGGATCGCATGGCTGTGGAGAAACTGTCTGACGGCATCCGCAAGTTTGCTGCTGACGCCGTGAAGCTGGAGACCATGATCAAA GAGAAAATGCTGAGTGTGAAGAACGGGCAGTAA